Proteins from one Anaerolineae bacterium genomic window:
- a CDS encoding MOSC domain-containing protein, protein MVQAVLLSIQVGMPQVFDNGDPARRPWLSAFIKKPVAGPIWLGRTNLAGDVQADLQNHGGPDKAVLAYAAAHYMNWRVELGRPDLPYGAFAENFTVDGLDEWTVCIGDVYAIGETQVQVSQPRQACWKISRRWGIEDLTERVVATGRTGWYFRVLVEGYVEPGLPVILLHRPFPQWTVARATEVMRHRRTLPDAARELAACPLLSAHWRETLLIAR, encoded by the coding sequence ATGGTGCAAGCGGTGCTCCTCTCGATTCAGGTGGGGATGCCACAGGTTTTCGATAATGGCGATCCAGCTCGGCGCCCTTGGTTATCGGCGTTCATCAAGAAGCCAGTAGCTGGGCCGATCTGGTTGGGGCGTACGAACCTGGCCGGCGATGTTCAGGCGGACCTCCAAAATCATGGTGGCCCGGATAAGGCGGTGCTAGCTTACGCGGCCGCTCACTACATGAACTGGCGCGTGGAGCTGGGTCGGCCTGACCTCCCGTACGGCGCGTTCGCCGAGAACTTTACGGTGGATGGGCTTGATGAGTGGACAGTCTGCATCGGAGATGTCTACGCGATCGGGGAGACGCAGGTGCAGGTGTCCCAGCCGCGCCAGGCATGCTGGAAGATCTCACGCCGGTGGGGAATAGAAGATTTAACAGAGCGGGTGGTGGCTACAGGGCGCACCGGTTGGTACTTTCGCGTTCTGGTGGAAGGATATGTCGAGCCTGGGTTGCCAGTAATCCTGCTTCACCGGCCGTTCCCGCAGTGGACTGTTGCTCGCGCCACCGAGGTGATGCGACATCGGCGAACGCTTCCGGACGCAGCCAGGGAGCTGGCGGCCTGTCCGCTGCTGTCCGCTCACTGGCGTGAGACTTTGTTGATCGCGCGCTGA